The Zingiber officinale cultivar Zhangliang chromosome 9A, Zo_v1.1, whole genome shotgun sequence genome window below encodes:
- the LOC122019335 gene encoding uncharacterized protein LOC122019335, with amino-acid sequence MSEARDYEFADLLVDAETPLFPGCTTYTKLSAIVTLYNFKSTNGHTDNSFNELLKILGDMLPEKNTLPKDVYSMRKLLKPFDLGYEKIHACPNDCCLFRKELKDLDSCPKCGSSRWKVDKVTTKVCKGVPEKVLRYFPVIPRLKRMFKSEQKAEDLIWHSNHKSHDHMMRHPVDSIAWDTINHKWPAFASDPRNLRLGLATDGFNPFGDLSSRYSCWPVILVNYNLPPLMCMAKENLMLTLLIPGPKQPGNDIDVYLEPLVEDLKELWDIGVETYDAFSKSVFNMKAILMWTINDFPAYGNLAGCATKGKLGCPICGEGISSMWLKYSRKFAYLGHRRFLAPNHPFRQKKKWFDGNKETKGKPRPLNGLEILNVLKDIENDWGKKKMGKDINNTKKKRKERDGSKKVQKPVQMWKKKSIFFNLPYWSGLLLRHNLDVMHVEKNVCENIIGTMLNLKKKSKDGVNARKDLRLKKIKLPDGYSSNIGNCVSLEERKLIGLKSHDCHVLMQQLLSVALRSLLPKGPRNAIFLLCAFYNELCQRVLDRNRLEQLEENIAETLCMLERYFPPAFFTISVHLTIHLAREARLCGPVQFPWMYPFERFMKMLKGYVKNRARPEGCIAECYLAEERMRFCSAYIKKAACIGLRSNRNDDLENGVVEGRPISQGKEIILEEHLLQAAHRYVLFNTAEIDPYIQMHIEELKQTDRRFSSNETLLQKRHMETFAQWLSKHVLDNSSDRIQWLAHGPRKHVISYTGYIINGHRFHTIDVGRSTQDTGVSVEADTIWQSSSTDSHTVGRQSYYGVIRDIVLLDYYFFKVPVFRCDWANPGTGIKMDDGFTLVNLHQGLRTFENDPFILASQAKQVFYSRENDESNWYVLLKAPPRGIHNMDLLEEDAYTSSKPLDVSRLEINITEKEPYSRNECEGIDVIDIP; translated from the exons ATGTCTGAGGCAAGAGATTATGAATTTGCTGATTTATTAGTAGATGCAGAAACTCCTCTCTTCCCTGGTTGTACAACTTACACGAAGTTGTCAGCAATCGTTACATTATACAATTTCAAGTCTACAAATGGTCACACTGACAATAGTTTCAATGAGCTCCTTAAGATCTTAGGTGACATGCTTCCAGAAAAAAACACACTTCCAAAGGATGTTTACTCAATGAGAAAGTTGTTAAAACCATTTGATTTAGGATATGAGAAGATTCATGCATGCCCAAATGACTGTTGTCTATTTAGAAAGGAGCTTAAAGATTTGGACTCATGTCCAAAGTGTGGTTCTTCAAGATGGAAGGTAGACAAAGTCACCACCAAAGTTTGTAAAGGAGTTCCTGAAAAGGTGCTACGGTATTTTCCTGTGATACCAAGATTGAAAAGGATGTTTAAATCAGAACAAAAGGCTGAAGACTTGATTTGGCATTCCAACCATAAAAGTCATGATCATATGATGCGTCATCCAGTTGATTCAATAGCTTGGGATACGATAAATCATAAGTGGCCAGCTTTTGCATCAGATCCTAGAAATCTCCGGCTTGGTCTTGCAACAGATGGATTCAACCCTTTTGGTGATCTTAGTTctagatatagttgttggccagttattttaGTAAATTACAACCTTCCTCCGTTGATGTGCATGGCGAAGGAAAATCTTATGTTGACATTATTGATTCCAGGCCCGAAGCAACCAGGAAATGATATAGATGTATACTTGGAACCCCTAGTGGAGGATTTGAAGGAGTTATGGGACATTGGTGTGGAGACGTATGATGCATTTAGCAAGTCAGTGTTCAATATGAAAGCTATTTTGatgtggacaatcaatgattttccagcTTATGGAAACTTAGCTGGATGTGCCACAAAAGGGAAACTTGGTTGTCCAATATGTGGTGAAGGCATATCTTCTATGTGGCTTAAGTATAGTAGAAAGTTTGCATATTTAGGGCATAGGAGATTTCTTGCTCCTAATCATCCATTCCGTCAGAAGAAGAAGTGGTTTGATGGGAATAAAGAGACAAAAGGAAAACCTAGGCCTCTGAATGGATTAGAAATTCTTAATGTATTGAAAGACATTGAAAATgactggggtaaaaagaaaatgggTAAAGATATCAATAatacaaagaaaaagaggaaggagCGTGATGGTTCAAAAAAAGTTCAAAAACCAGTTCAAATGTGGAAGAAGAagtcaatatttttcaatttgcCATACTGGAGT GGGCTCCTGCTACGTCATAACTTAGATGTTATGCATGTTGAAAAGAATGTTTGCGAGAATATCATAGGTACAATGTTAAACTTAAAGAAAAAATCAAAAGATGGTGTTAACGCTCGCAAAGATTTGAG gttgaagaaaataaagttacCTGATGGTTATAGCTCAAATATTGGTAACTGTGTTTCTTTAGAAGAACGAAAGCTTATTGGGTTGAAATCTCATGATTGTCATGTTCTTATGCAACAATTGCTTTCAGTAGCATTGAGAAGTCTTTTACCAAAAGGTCCACGTAATGCTATATTTTTGCTTTGTGCATTTTACAATGAGTTATGTCAAAGAGTGTTAGATAGGAACCGTCTAGAACAACTCGAAGAGAATATTGCTGAAACTTTATGCATGTTGGAGAGGTACTTTCCACCAGCTTTCTTTACCATCTCTGTTCATTTGACAATTCATTTAGCAAGAGAGGCTCGCCTGTGTGGGCCAGTTCAATTCCcctggatgtatccatttgaaag atttatgaaaatGCTTAAAGGCTATGTGAAGAACCGAGCAAGGCCAGAGGGTTGCATAGCTGAGTGTTACCTTGCAGAAGAACGAATGCGATTTTGTAGTGCTTATATAAAAAAAGCTGCTTGTATTGGTCTCCGATCTAATCGGAATGACGATTTGGAAAATGGAGTAGTGGAAGGTCGCCCCATTTCTCAAGGaaaagaaattattttagaagaacaTTTGTTACAAGCAGCACATCGATATGTGTTGTTCAATACTGCAGAAATTGATCCTTACATACA GATgcacattgaggagcttaaacaaACAGATCGTCGTTTCTCAAGTAATGAAACACTGTTACAAAAACGACATATGGAAACATTTGCTCAATGGTTATCAAAACATGTTCTTGATAACTCTTCAGATCGGATTCAATGGCTAGCACATGGTCCAAGAAAGcatgttatatcatatacagGTTATATTATAAATGGACATCGGTTCCACACAATTGATGTTGGAAGGTCGACACAAGATACTGGTGTTTCAGTTGAAGCTGATACTATTTGGCAATCTAGTTCTACTGATTCACATACAGTAGGAAGACAATCGTACTATGGGGTTATACGAGATATTGTGTTACTAGACTATTATTTTTTCAAAGTACCTGTTTTTAGGTGTGATTGGGCTAATCCTGGAACTGGTATCAAAATGGATGATGGTTTTACACTTGTCAACTTACACCAAGGACTAAGGACTTTTGAAAAtgatcctttcattttagcatcacaAGCAAAGCAAGTTTTCTATTCTAGGGaaaatgatgaatcaaattggtatgTGTTGCTAAAAGCACCACCTCGAGGTATTCATAACATGGATTTGCTTGAAGAGGATGCATATACATCATCAAAACCTCTTGATGTGTCTAGACTTGAGATTAACATTACTGAGAAAGAACCATATTCCAGAAATGAGTGTGAGGGAATTGATGTTATTGATATCCCATGA
- the LOC122019334 gene encoding uncharacterized protein LOC122019334 produces MTAGEYELFKEVRKQAASERQGTVSRPRLAPEASKELAPASDRSSKRKQPEELPRASFREPKKEEPPASVAESSLHPPRDSGKGKVVILAEDLPEDPDDKALADFLTEVYPADSEEVWKIYVDGSANHCGSGVGALLISPQGDIMQLVVRLSFRATNNEAEYEALLTGLQAARHVGASRVIIHSDSQLVTQQTTGQFGVNSERMQVYKEAYEKMKGEFKEITVTKIPRTENERADELAKMASSLNLAYLTSWYRIMADNSRDTGYRIGARGSA; encoded by the exons ATGACTGCGGGGGAATACGAGCTTTTCAAGGAGGTTAGGAAGCAAGCCGCCTCCGAAAGACAAGGCACAGTTTCACGACCCCGCCTAGCCCCTGAGGCATCCAAAGAACTAGCTCCCGCTTCCGACaggagctcaaagaggaagcagccgGAAGAACTTCCACGTGCTTCATTCCGCGAGCCCAAGAAGGAGGAGCCGCCAGCCTCAgtggcggaaagctctctacacccgcctcgggattcaggaaaggggaagGTCGTGATCCTGGCTGAAGACCTGCCCGAAGATCCTGACGATAAG gctctggcggatttcCTGACAGAAGTATACCCAGCGGACTCAGAAGAGGTCTGGAAAATCTACGTGGACGGGTCGGCTAACCATTGTGGGAGTGGTGTAGGAGCACTACTCATATCCCCACAAGGAGATATCATGCAGTTGGTCGTGCGGTTAagtttcagagctaccaacaatgaggcagaatatgaagctctacTAACAGGCCTGCAAGcggctcggcatgtgggggcgagTCGAGTCATCATACATTCCGATTCCCAGCTGGTAACTCAGCAGACAACCGGGCAATTTGGGGTGAATAGCGAGAGGATGCAAGTTTATAAGGAGGCTTATGAAAAGATGAAGGGAGAATTCAAGGAGATCACAGTCACAAAGATTCctagaactgaaaatgaaagagcggatgagtTGGCTAAAATGGCTAGTTCCCTGA atttggcTTACCTCACAAGTTGGTATCGGATAATGGCCGACAATTCCAGGGACACAGGATAcagaattggtgcaaggggttcggcataa